The genomic region gtgcttctatacaatgctgctggaacctcaagttccctgagggagtcttcccaagggattaataaagttctgtctaatctaatcaatGCATTTTAGAGGTTAGGAATTACAGCTAACTAAATAAGTCAATAAAATTTTGCAACTGTTTATAGTCCGTTATGTGACACTGCTAGCTAATATGACGGCCGTGTCCATTTTAGACTCTTCAGTTCCTTCAAAGGTCCAAAATATCCAAACAGCTTTTCATGTATGAAATCATGAAGAGAGtcacctctgattcttggtcctgtGAGGTCTTTGGTGCTGTTATGAAAACAGATAAACATGTTAGAAACGAAAAATAAAAGAAGGTAGGAAAGGTCTTATTTTAGTGGGACACTTCCTTCAGCTCACCAGGActttcagctgctgctgtgtctgcTGTAGTCTTTTTCACTTTCCACAGACAGCGATGCCGGCTGTGGGAGGGGCTCCATCACCATGGTGAAGCTCAGAGGGAACATTCCTATACGCCCATGGATTTGACCCCGCCCCCACTCTTGCCCATTGACCTCCATGAGGACGATGACATCACCTTGGCAGAAGGTGAGCTCGTCTTCCTCCTCTCCTTCGTAATCAAACAAGGCGATGCACCGTGGACcactaaacacacacaaaaaatgttttattcattataaacattaaaaaaaaaaagactaaaattACATGTTGAGAGTCCAACCTGTCAGGCGGAAGGTCTAAAGGTTCCTTCTGGGCAGTTTGCTGTACAGGCAGGATggactgtggggaaaaaaataaaataaaatcatgttaaATTCTCTACAATAAAAGCATTATTTGGAAAATGTAGCTAAAGCAGCCATATCCATGTATATTTATCACCCCCTAGGGCAAATCCCATGCAAATACATGGCTCGCTGTCACATTTCTCAGCCAAATGCAGCTGTGATCGCTAACTTCATGTAGCGAGGTTGTTTTATTATTTAAGTTTCTACCAACGATTCTTATAATCAATTGGATTTATGGCTGCTGTCGTCTACACGTGCTAACTTCACTGGGTGACCTCCTTAACTATGCTCCCGAATAATCACAATTTTAAAGGCCttaaaataatactttttaaaatgttccaCACCTTTGACTCTGATAGGTCAGAACCCTCTAACACTGGTTTTAATTGGCTGTCGTGATCAGACACAGGATCTGGTTGGGTGTCCAAGTCCAGGAGACATTCTGAAGGCTTGATGACAGATGGGACGTTGGTTTGATCCTGCACTCGCCCAACAGATGATCTGAGGGGCGGGACTTGGGTCATCCAGGACGATCAGGACTTCCTGTTTCTAAAACACAAGGTTTAATATTTGTGTTGaagaaaaaaatgcacaacaacatgtGTGCACGCATCTCTACCATGTAGCTGCTATAGAGAGGTGGCCAGGTTTAGGGCGGGGACTAGTAattattttttgttaaatatgCGATTGTCAACCAAAGTCTCTTTAGACTTTTGCGTCTTTACATCTGGTGGGAATTGAGCTTATAACCGCAAGCAGCAGTGCCGCCTTGCTGAACCTGGTCCATGACAGACAGGAGGTCTGTCATATTTTTGTTTATCGAGTGGAGTATTTGTTGCCGTAATCCTGGATTAAAGAGCAAAGTGGGAGTCAGGAGGAGCAGAGACAAAGATACAACACAGGGGGGAGGAAAGGAGAAAGAGTGGTATCAACGTGGCCTGCAGGGGGAGCCATTCAGTGTGTTGCTCGAGGTCATGCTGGTCCGTGTGTCATTCCCTGGAAAACCAGTTCTACCACCTgacccacatacacacactcagccTGGTATTTGCTCAATCCCTTACAGGTTGACACCCATCGTGTGGAACGATGGATTCATGAGGTGAACCCGATGACCCGAGACCACAACTGTTTGGTGTAAAACATCCAGTTTTAACGCCTCCTGTTAACAGCAGAGGTCGAACGGTTCACAGTCAGATGTGATTGAACCCAACATCCTCTGTGCACTCACGTACATACACAATGTGGCAATTTCTAAGTGAGTCTATCATTAGCCAACTTTAAtgtagaaaaagagaaaaaaaacctccAAATTGATTTGTGAGCAATCAGATCCAAGGAGGATGTGAACTCTGGCTATTTTCtgcataaaaatggccgccatttccaaacgaACAAATGTACGCAAATAATATTGTGATGGAAACAATGTCAATGAGTAATACTGCGTCCTTGTTAAATTTAAAGAAAAGTTATCAGATGGTTTGCGTAAATATGGCTGCCAtttcaaaaacaacaaacaaacaaaaaacaacaacaaaaaccccaaatctATAGCTATCATTttttgatgtgaaatatgtcaataacccatattacacccttgtcaaattagaaaaaagtgagacagtttttgagaaactgCTCAAAATGGCTTTCGGAATaaaaaaatggccgccatttccaaagGAACGAATCTACGAATATAATTTTTAGACAGGAACAATCGCAATGATGACCCTATTATGCCTTTGCCAAATCAGAAACAAAGTGAGACAGTTTTAGAGATATCGCAATAAACAGACGATGACTACGACGGACGCTGCGCCACAAATACACAATTCGGTCTTGTCTGCATTAAAATTTGTAAAAAGgaaatgagtgagggaagccaccaagacactcatgacaactctgaaggttttataagcttctgtggatgtgacggAGAGAATCAGCCTCCTGAAACTCTCCCTTCTTTCTGCTCAGGTGAATGTACGTTGCGCCCCAATGAGCCTTACCGGAAGGTCGACTACCACCAAGATCTCCATCCAGAGCTGGAAAGCCTGGTGCCAGCACCGGGATCAGCACCGCTGGCTCAGGCTCGGGCTCGGGCTCAGGCTCAGGCCATTCCGCGGCATCGGCGGGGGAGTGTCTGTGAGTACAGCGCCCAGCTCCAAAGACGTCCCGAAGGGCCGAGAGGAGGCAGAGAGAGCAAGACTTCATCAAGCCCAAGCTGGTGCGGTCATTCGCAGCGGTTCGTGAAGCCTCGCAAGGCGGTGAGGATCCTGCTGAACAAGAAGACGGCCCCACTCCTTCGAACAAGTGCTGGCTGGACATCACTGAGGCCATCAAGCTGGACTCGGGTGCGGTTGAAGCGGCTGTACACGCTGGACGGGAAACAGGTGAGAAAAAACACGATGACTTTAGTGGTGCTACAGTGGTTACATCATCTTTTAATTACATTCATTTAAAATCACGTTGCAGATACTTGTTTTCACGGAAAGCAGCGCTCGAAATTTACTGAATGTGTTACCtgtattaaaaaacaaataatttcTATGTCGTTAtaacaataaattaatatatCTGTGAAAATTAAATATGTTTTCCTGTGACGAGAAGCAGAGTGAGTCTGTTTAAATCCTGGAAACACCTCAGTCAgctcagctttgatttatttattttattttattttttgcttgcaTCTGGTTTTTCTTTGATGGTGTCGAAGCGACTGCTCGCTGATCCTTCCTTACACTCTTTTTGTGTGGATTCAAACGCATCATGTGTTGACTGGTCTGAGCTATTTTTAACCACACAAACTGTCCAATAAGCTCGGAAGTGTTCAAATTTACTCCGACGCTCcagaaatattaaaatcaaagcAATGCAACTATAGgctgctttcaaaataaaagcattcaCAAAATTCAACCTGTTAGTATGCACTTTTAACATAAGCTGTTGACaataaagataaaaaataaaagaagagCTAAGAAAAGTATGTTAGAAGGGTTGACAGGAGTTTTGtgaaaatcatttttttctgcaaacacaAAAGCATAAATTCCACAGCAGACGTCCAAAGCCAGCCCCTGGGATGAGAAAACACTTCTTACCCTTTGTGATGATGCATTTTGCTTTAAACCATAAATAATCCACAATTTAATCCACTCCTACCAGCGTGTTGATGCTTAATGAATGCTTTTATTTGAAGGCAGTGCATCAGTCTTTTATTCTCTCAGATGCTCCATCTGCCTCACACCACTTCAGTCATTTCACATCCAGTCTGAATGGAACAAGGCCCGCCTTGTGTGTGCGTGAACATGTAATTAAATGCGTGTTGCGGGGACACAAATCAGGTCTTGCACGCGACATGCGCCCTTTACAGAGACAAAAGGTCAATCGCTGCAACCCCATGTTACATTAGTGCAGTTAAAACTGTGGTTCTGgtcctctgggtttttttttttttttccagtttgtgccACCACTTCGAAAAGCAGAGCCGGGATCCCGTCCACACAGGTTACCATGGCACCCGCTCATGCATTAACAACCACCGACTCCGTAGAAACACAGTGTGCAGCAGACAAGGGGTTTTAAGAAGAAACACCGGGTTTAGAGATAAACGCCAACATCAAGGACAAAAGGAGGATAGGAAAGGGGAGGGTGATGGGTGAGGAAGgagaggggaggaggaggagacgtctGGTTAGTGAAACACCGCATTCAAAATACAGTTTATAACAATAGCTGAAAGTATTACAAACTAAAacgtgcattttttattttaattttatattttctttttatGATTCAAAGGTTTGGGGGAGAAGCCAAATTGAGAATCAGAGTTAGAATTAatcatatagatatatatatatatatatatatatatatatatatatatatatatattaaaaaaaaacacccagatgcatgaaaatgtacattttggtctgTGGTCAATCATATTAATTCACTGTAACTGAAAACCTCAGCTACGTTGTCATAACTGACATACacatattttgtttgtgtgtagttGACGTGTCTGCAGGATTTCTTCACCGATGATGACGTGTTCTTGGCGTGTGGCCCGGAGAAGTTCCGCTATGCCCAGGATGACTTTGTGCTGACACATAGCGGCAAATCGCAAGCCTTCGTCAACGGTGAGGGGTACATGCAGGCTAGCTGAGTAACCTTGATTTTTCAtcaatctgaattttttttttgtttacaataATAACTTCAGAATGCAGAGCAAAGGTGTCTCGATCCACCGCCCCTCAGAAGACAACAATTCCCAAGACTCCTAGTAGCTCTGCCTTGCCCTCCTCTAAGACGCCTCCAAAACCACCACCCAGAACAAAATCACCTGGACCAGGTAAGACATTGATCTATAAACCAGATAAATAATTAATAAGATAAATCCGTTCCTGGCTAAAGCTGTCAAACCTTCTCTCTACTCTACATTTCCTCTAAAGTCCTTAATATTTTACATTCTAGGGTGATAACTACCTGCCACGCCCTTCTCAAGGGCATTTCTAAAGAATTTACCAGCCCAAGAAGTTAAATGTATTTCCCTTCAGTTACAGAATCATCTCTGTTTCTTCTAAAGTCAAATTTTGGTGTTAATAATTACAATTTAGACATTTTGAGGATTCGTTGAGTCAGTAATGGTTGGATGTTCTAGCTTTGGCCAAAAAGTTCAGAGACCACAGCACAATCGTCCATGACGGAATTTGGTCACAAATGGTCCTTGAAATTTTCACTGTGACCAATCACATGGCTGCTTTATCTTTCCTACAGCCAATGAGGCCTCTGGACCGCAGTCACCAGGGAAAGCATCGAGGTCTAGCCCCTCCCCAACCAGTCCTGGAACAAGACGCAGCCTCAAGgtcagattgattgattgattatgtaatTAATTGATTTGAGTTTTTCCACATATTGTCAAGAATCACAAATGAATAAAACTACTGGAGTTGTAACAAGAAATAGCCCGGAGTacccaaaaataataaaattagaatataaatgaaaataatgagttaattaaaaaaataaatcaaaatgtaACAATCACTTATGGtttcaaaaaccaaacaaacaaacaaacaaaaacatgatttCTAGCCTGTTtcatgtagaatttttttttctttttcataagATACAAAACATTCTTTAATATTTTTCCCTACAGGTGTCTCCTCATCGAGCCTCATCCACAGACATGAACGGGGAGGCGGAGCCACCCGATGACACCACTGTTGAAGGTGTGTTAgtgtcagtcaatcaatcaatcaatcaaaaaaaaaaaaacaaacaaaaaaaaaacactattcaTCAACCACTTCACTAATTATTTAAACCAAGATGTCATTTTTAAGTCGTTTTAAACTGCTTAAATTAGATAATAGCTGTTTTTAAATTGATATTTGTACAGTAATATCAAAAAAGACaacagttgaaccaacttaattgaatGGTTTCAATTGTTAACactcaaattaattatttttt from Thalassophryne amazonica chromosome 23, fThaAma1.1, whole genome shotgun sequence harbors:
- the LOC117505431 gene encoding endophilin-A2-like gives rise to the protein MTQVPPLRSSVGRVQDQTNVPSVIKPSECLLDLDTQPDPVSDHDSQLKPVLEGSDLSESKSILPVQQTAQKEPLDLPPDSGPRCIALFDYEGEEEDELTFCQGDVIVLMEVNGQEWGRGQIHGRIGMFPLSFTMVMEPLPQPASLSVESEKDYSRHSSS